One stretch of Excalfactoria chinensis isolate bCotChi1 chromosome 2, bCotChi1.hap2, whole genome shotgun sequence DNA includes these proteins:
- the GGCT gene encoding gamma-glutamylcyclotransferase, which yields MEVGEDGVLYFAYGSNLLRERLLLRNPSAALCARGRLQDFKLTFGHHQGRTSSIWHGGTATIVQSPGDEVWGIVWKLNASNISSLDKQEGVEDGIYVPIEVNVHAEEGKVLTCRSYQMKDYVCGPPSPQYKKVICMGAKQNGLPAEYQKKLEAIETNNYAGPVPILEEIEATIKANKINFA from the exons ATGGAGGTGGGCGAGGATGGCGTGCTGTACTTCGCGTACGGCAGCAATCTGCTGCGGGAGCGACTGCTGCTGCGCAACCCCTCGGCGGCGCTCTGCGCCCGGGGCCGCCTGCAG GATTTTAAGCTCACTTTTGGCCATCATCAAGGCAGGACAAGTTCTATCTGGCATGGAGGTACAGCTACCATTGTTCAGAGCCCTGGAGACGAAGTGTGGGGAATAGTGTGGAAATTGAACGCTAGCAATATAAGTTCACTGGATAA GCAAGAGGGAGTTGAAGATGGCATTTATGTCCCAATAGAAGTTAATGTCCATGCTGAAGAAGGAAAGGTTCTGACCTGTCGAAGCTACCAGATGAAGGACTATGTTTGTGGTCCCCCTTCTCCACAGTATAAAAAG GTTATCTGCATGGGTGCAAAACAGAATGGCTTGCCAGCTGAGTATCAGAAGAAATTAGAAGCTATTGAAACTAATAACTATGCAGGACCGGTGCCAATCCTAGAAGAAATTGAAGCTActattaaagcaaacaaaataaattttgcaTAG
- the NOD1 gene encoding nucleotide-binding oligomerization domain-containing protein 1 isoform X1, protein MEGHLCANSKTSVEKPLAASPPSCIALLKVYRELLVSKIRHTQCLIDNLRNNEYFSTEDAEIVVQFPTQADKVRKLLDLVQSKGEEVSEYFIHVLQKVTDAYYELQPWLDEIGYQPSEHICSKPVINTDPVSRYCQKLRYELGRDSKFVMSYAQREEMLLEEIYSNSIMEMVNFTNESLGEVCQLQALFDDAVGIINEDGETIYIFGDAGIGKSILLQKIQSLWAKKQLDIEAKFFFHFRCRMFSCFKEDETMCLKDLLFRYNCYPDQDPTEVFHHILQFPHTVLFTFDGFDEIYSNFDLSSVPEMCSPNEPIHPLVLLVSLLRGKLLKGSKKILTARTGTEIQKNIIRKKVLLRGFSSSNLKEYTAMFFKDVGQRTLVLNQLEANPNLRSLCSVPLFCWIIFKCYEHFHFMFDSHELPDCSVTLTDVFLLMIEVHLNRSLKTNLLRKNARSQAEVFRSRKETLLALGKMAYRGMGNSIFIFEQEEVSSVNISEEDLQLGFLRTVKGYSGCDDRSTYEFLHLTLQSFFTALFLVIEERVENKELLQFFNECSSADTAQHTCFHVPWLKKPLTAEDPFRNNEHFHFTNLFLCGLLSRSKEKLFKHLVLPAVVRKKRKTLITYLGESMKSHLKGVTRSRLPKYNQVQVQPNFVWMLRCLYETQSEKVGKLAAKRMHANYLKLTYCNAYSADCSAISFVVHHFQKRLALDLDNNNINDYGVKQLLPCFSKLAVLRLSVNQITDHGVRILYEELSKYQIVSYLGLYNNQITDVGAKYVAKLIEECSSLEYVKIGANKITSEGGKCLAQAIQKSTTMFEIGMWGNQVGDEGAKAFAEALRNHPRLTNVSLAFNGITTEGGKSIAEALQHNNSVKIFWLTKNELDDEAAMSFAEMLKINKKLVHLWLIQNQITAKGVKYLSEALKENTAIKEVCLNGNLISQEEAKAFENEERIICF, encoded by the exons ATGGAAGGCCACCTTTGTGCTAACTCAAAGACTTCTGTGGAAAAACCTCTGGCAGCAAGTCCTCCATCCTGCATTGCTTTGCTGAAGGTATACCGAGAGCTTCTGGTCAGTAAAATCCGACACACCCAGTGTCTGATTGACAACTTGAGAAACAATGAGTACTTCTCCACTGAAGATGCAGAGATTGTTGTCCAGTTTCCAACTCAAGCAGATaag GTTCGCAAACTTCTAGACTTGGTTCAAAGCAAGGGAGAGGAAGTTTCAGAATATTTCATCCATGTCCTGCAGAAGGTCACTGATGCTTACTATGAACTTCAGCCTTGGTTGGATGAAATAGGTTACCAGCCTTCAGAGCATATTTGTAGTAAACCTGTCATAAATACAGATCCAG TTAGCAGGTATTGCCAAAAACTCAGATATGAACTGGGACGGGACTCCAAATTCGTTATGTCATATGCACAGAGGGAAGAGATGCTGCTTGAAGAAATCTACTCTAACAGTATTATGGAGATGGTCAATTTTACCAATGAGAGCCTGGGTGAAGTGTGTCAGTTACAAGCCCTTTTTGATGATGCAGTTGGAATAATAAATGAAGATGGAGAGACTATTTATATTTTTGGCGATGCAGGAATTGGAAAATCTATCTTGCTGCAGAAGATACAAAGTCTTTGGGCCAAAAAACAATTGGATATAGAGGCCaagtttttcttccacttccGATGTAGAATGTTTAGTTGCTTTAAGGAAGATGAAACCATGTGTTTGAAAGACTTACTCTTCAGATATAATTGTTACCCAGACCAGGACCCCACAGAGGTGTTCCATCACATCTTGCAATTCCCTCATACGGTTCTTTTCACGTTTGATGGCTTTGATGAGATCTATTCCAACTTTGATCTCAGTAGTGTTCCTGAGATGTGTTCACCCAATGAACCCATTCAccctctggtgctgctggtAAGCCTTCTCAGAGGAAAGCTTCTTAAAGGATCCAAGAAAATTCTTACAGCACGGACAGGAACTGAGATCCAAAAAAATATCATTAGAAAGAAAGTGTTGCTTCGTGGTTTCTCCAGCAGTAACCTGAAGGAATACACTGCCATGTTTTTTAAAGATGTGGGGCAGCGAACGCTGGTACTGAACCAGCTGGAAGCTAACCCCAACCTCCGTAGTTTGTGTTCAGTGCCATTATTTTGTTGGATTATCTTTAAATGTTATGAACATTTCCATTTCATGTTTGACAGCCATGAGCTTCCAGACTGTTCTGTTACACTgacagatgtatttttgctcATGATTGAAGTCCATCTAAACCGgtctctgaaaacaaatttgctGAGGAAAAATGCGAGGAGCCAAGCAGAGGTGTTCAGATCAAGAAAGGAAACTCTTCTAGCTTTGGGTAAAATGGCATACAGAGGGATGGGGAACTCTATCTTTATCTTTGAACAAGAGGAGGTCTCATCAGTGAACATCTCTGAAGAAGATTTGCAGTTGGGTTTTCTCAGGACAGTTAAAGGTTATAGTGGCTGTGATGACCGGTCCACTTATGAGTTCCTGCATTTAACCCTTCAGTCTTTTTTCACCGCTTTGTTCCTAGTTATTGAAGAGAGAGTGGAGAATAAGGAGttacttcagtttttcaatGAATGCTCTTCTGCTGACACTGCCCAACATACTTGCTTTCATGTTCCTTGGTTGAAGAAACCACTCACAGCGGAGGATCCTTTCCGAAACAATGAACACTTCCATTTTACCAACCTTTTTCTTTGTGGCCTGCTTTCCAGATCCAAGGAGAAGCTCTTCAAACATTTAGTCTTGCCTGCAGTTGttagaaagaagagaaagacgCTCATCACATACCTTGGGGAGAGCATGAAATCCCATCTGAAGGGTGTCACTCGGTCCAGGCTTCCAAAGTACAATCAGGTGCAGGTTCAGCCAAACTTTGTTTGGATGCTGAGGTGTCTTTATGAGACTCAAAGTGAGAAAGTGGGAAAGCTGGCTGCAAAACGCATGCATGCCAATTACCTCAAGCTTACATACTGCAATGCCTACTCTGCTGACTGCAGTGCTATTTCCTTTGTCGTGCATCACTTTCAGAAGCGCTTGGCTCTGGATTTggacaacaacaacatcaatgACTATGGAGTGAAACAGCTGCTACCATGTTTCAGCAAGCTTGCAGTGCTCAG GCTCAGTGTAAATCAGATCACAGATCATGGAGTAAGGATATTATATGAAGAGCTCTCCAAGTACCAAATTGTGTCTTACCTCGG cttATACAACAATCAGATCACTGACGTTGGAGCCAAATACGTTGCAAAACTTATTGAAGAGTGTTCAAGCCTTGAATATGTTAA GATAGGAGCAAACAAAATAACTAGTGAAGGAGGGAAGTGCCTTGCCCAGGCCATCCAGAAAAGCACAACGATGTTTGAAATCGG GATGTGGGGCAATCAGGTTGGAGACGAAGGTGCAAAGGCTTTTGCAGAGGCCCTGAGGAACCACCCCAGGCTGACAAACGTGAG TCTCGCATTCAATGGCATCACAACAGAGGGGGGCAAAAGCATTGCTGAAGCTTTGCAGCACAACAACTCCGTGAAAATATTCTG GCTGACAAAAAATGAGCTGGATGATGAGGCAGCAATGAGTtttgcagagatgctgaagATCAACAAGAAACTGGTGCATTTATG GCTTATCCAGAATCAAATTACAGCCAAAGGAGTGAAGTACCTCAGTGAAGCTCTCAAGGAGAACACAGCCATTAAAGAAGTCTG TTTGAATGGGAACCTGATAAGTCAAGAAGAAGccaaagcttttgaaaatgaagaacGGATCATTTGCTTCTGA
- the NOD1 gene encoding nucleotide-binding oligomerization domain-containing protein 1 isoform X2 → MSYAQREEMLLEEIYSNSIMEMVNFTNESLGEVCQLQALFDDAVGIINEDGETIYIFGDAGIGKSILLQKIQSLWAKKQLDIEAKFFFHFRCRMFSCFKEDETMCLKDLLFRYNCYPDQDPTEVFHHILQFPHTVLFTFDGFDEIYSNFDLSSVPEMCSPNEPIHPLVLLVSLLRGKLLKGSKKILTARTGTEIQKNIIRKKVLLRGFSSSNLKEYTAMFFKDVGQRTLVLNQLEANPNLRSLCSVPLFCWIIFKCYEHFHFMFDSHELPDCSVTLTDVFLLMIEVHLNRSLKTNLLRKNARSQAEVFRSRKETLLALGKMAYRGMGNSIFIFEQEEVSSVNISEEDLQLGFLRTVKGYSGCDDRSTYEFLHLTLQSFFTALFLVIEERVENKELLQFFNECSSADTAQHTCFHVPWLKKPLTAEDPFRNNEHFHFTNLFLCGLLSRSKEKLFKHLVLPAVVRKKRKTLITYLGESMKSHLKGVTRSRLPKYNQVQVQPNFVWMLRCLYETQSEKVGKLAAKRMHANYLKLTYCNAYSADCSAISFVVHHFQKRLALDLDNNNINDYGVKQLLPCFSKLAVLRLSVNQITDHGVRILYEELSKYQIVSYLGLYNNQITDVGAKYVAKLIEECSSLEYVKIGANKITSEGGKCLAQAIQKSTTMFEIGMWGNQVGDEGAKAFAEALRNHPRLTNVSLAFNGITTEGGKSIAEALQHNNSVKIFWLTKNELDDEAAMSFAEMLKINKKLVHLWLIQNQITAKGVKYLSEALKENTAIKEVCLNGNLISQEEAKAFENEERIICF, encoded by the exons ATGTCATATGCACAGAGGGAAGAGATGCTGCTTGAAGAAATCTACTCTAACAGTATTATGGAGATGGTCAATTTTACCAATGAGAGCCTGGGTGAAGTGTGTCAGTTACAAGCCCTTTTTGATGATGCAGTTGGAATAATAAATGAAGATGGAGAGACTATTTATATTTTTGGCGATGCAGGAATTGGAAAATCTATCTTGCTGCAGAAGATACAAAGTCTTTGGGCCAAAAAACAATTGGATATAGAGGCCaagtttttcttccacttccGATGTAGAATGTTTAGTTGCTTTAAGGAAGATGAAACCATGTGTTTGAAAGACTTACTCTTCAGATATAATTGTTACCCAGACCAGGACCCCACAGAGGTGTTCCATCACATCTTGCAATTCCCTCATACGGTTCTTTTCACGTTTGATGGCTTTGATGAGATCTATTCCAACTTTGATCTCAGTAGTGTTCCTGAGATGTGTTCACCCAATGAACCCATTCAccctctggtgctgctggtAAGCCTTCTCAGAGGAAAGCTTCTTAAAGGATCCAAGAAAATTCTTACAGCACGGACAGGAACTGAGATCCAAAAAAATATCATTAGAAAGAAAGTGTTGCTTCGTGGTTTCTCCAGCAGTAACCTGAAGGAATACACTGCCATGTTTTTTAAAGATGTGGGGCAGCGAACGCTGGTACTGAACCAGCTGGAAGCTAACCCCAACCTCCGTAGTTTGTGTTCAGTGCCATTATTTTGTTGGATTATCTTTAAATGTTATGAACATTTCCATTTCATGTTTGACAGCCATGAGCTTCCAGACTGTTCTGTTACACTgacagatgtatttttgctcATGATTGAAGTCCATCTAAACCGgtctctgaaaacaaatttgctGAGGAAAAATGCGAGGAGCCAAGCAGAGGTGTTCAGATCAAGAAAGGAAACTCTTCTAGCTTTGGGTAAAATGGCATACAGAGGGATGGGGAACTCTATCTTTATCTTTGAACAAGAGGAGGTCTCATCAGTGAACATCTCTGAAGAAGATTTGCAGTTGGGTTTTCTCAGGACAGTTAAAGGTTATAGTGGCTGTGATGACCGGTCCACTTATGAGTTCCTGCATTTAACCCTTCAGTCTTTTTTCACCGCTTTGTTCCTAGTTATTGAAGAGAGAGTGGAGAATAAGGAGttacttcagtttttcaatGAATGCTCTTCTGCTGACACTGCCCAACATACTTGCTTTCATGTTCCTTGGTTGAAGAAACCACTCACAGCGGAGGATCCTTTCCGAAACAATGAACACTTCCATTTTACCAACCTTTTTCTTTGTGGCCTGCTTTCCAGATCCAAGGAGAAGCTCTTCAAACATTTAGTCTTGCCTGCAGTTGttagaaagaagagaaagacgCTCATCACATACCTTGGGGAGAGCATGAAATCCCATCTGAAGGGTGTCACTCGGTCCAGGCTTCCAAAGTACAATCAGGTGCAGGTTCAGCCAAACTTTGTTTGGATGCTGAGGTGTCTTTATGAGACTCAAAGTGAGAAAGTGGGAAAGCTGGCTGCAAAACGCATGCATGCCAATTACCTCAAGCTTACATACTGCAATGCCTACTCTGCTGACTGCAGTGCTATTTCCTTTGTCGTGCATCACTTTCAGAAGCGCTTGGCTCTGGATTTggacaacaacaacatcaatgACTATGGAGTGAAACAGCTGCTACCATGTTTCAGCAAGCTTGCAGTGCTCAG GCTCAGTGTAAATCAGATCACAGATCATGGAGTAAGGATATTATATGAAGAGCTCTCCAAGTACCAAATTGTGTCTTACCTCGG cttATACAACAATCAGATCACTGACGTTGGAGCCAAATACGTTGCAAAACTTATTGAAGAGTGTTCAAGCCTTGAATATGTTAA GATAGGAGCAAACAAAATAACTAGTGAAGGAGGGAAGTGCCTTGCCCAGGCCATCCAGAAAAGCACAACGATGTTTGAAATCGG GATGTGGGGCAATCAGGTTGGAGACGAAGGTGCAAAGGCTTTTGCAGAGGCCCTGAGGAACCACCCCAGGCTGACAAACGTGAG TCTCGCATTCAATGGCATCACAACAGAGGGGGGCAAAAGCATTGCTGAAGCTTTGCAGCACAACAACTCCGTGAAAATATTCTG GCTGACAAAAAATGAGCTGGATGATGAGGCAGCAATGAGTtttgcagagatgctgaagATCAACAAGAAACTGGTGCATTTATG GCTTATCCAGAATCAAATTACAGCCAAAGGAGTGAAGTACCTCAGTGAAGCTCTCAAGGAGAACACAGCCATTAAAGAAGTCTG TTTGAATGGGAACCTGATAAGTCAAGAAGAAGccaaagcttttgaaaatgaagaacGGATCATTTGCTTCTGA